A single region of the Gracilinanus agilis isolate LMUSP501 unplaced genomic scaffold, AgileGrace unplaced_scaffold2318, whole genome shotgun sequence genome encodes:
- the LOC123254486 gene encoding collagen alpha-1(XVIII) chain-like: protein LSPQLHLIALNSPQSGGMRGIRGADFQCFQQAREVGLLGTFRAFLSSRLQDLYSVVRRADRHHVPIVNLRDEPLFDNWETLFSGSEGQLPAGARILSFDGRDVLQHPAWPQKSVWHGSDPKGRRLTESYCETWRTEQGAATGQASSLVSGRLLGQKAAGCHHSFVVLCIENSFMTAASRK, encoded by the exons CTCTCGCCGCAGCTCCACCTCATCGCTCTCAACAGCCCGCAGAGCGGCGGCATGCGCGGCATCCGCGGCGCCGACTTCCAGTGCTTCCAGCAGGCCCGGGAGGTGGGCCTGCTGGGCACGTTCCGGGCCTTCCTGTCCTCCAGGCTTCAAGACCTGTACAGCGTCGTCCGCAGGGCGGACCGCCACCACGTGCCCATCGTGAACCTCCGG GACGAGCCGCTCTTTGACAACTGGGAGACGCTGTTCTCGGGCTCCGAAGGGCAGCTGCCGGCCGGCGCGCGCATCCTCTCCTTCGACGGCAGGGACGTCCTCCAGCACCCGGCCTG GCCGCAGAAGAGCGTGTGGCACGGCTCCGACCCCAAGGGCCGCCGGCTGACCGAGAGCTACTGCGAGACGTGGCGCACGGAGCAGGGCGCCGCCACCGGCCAGGCGTCGTCGCTCGTGTCCGGCAGGCTGCTCGGGCAGAAGGCGGCCGGCTGCCACCACTCCTTCGTGG